The [Clostridium] colinum genome includes the window TTAAAAGTAAAAAATTTAGACACAGAAGAAGAGTTTATTATACCTTGTACAATTGTTTTAACTGCTATTGGCTCTAAACCTATTGTAGAAGATAATTCTATAAAATTAGATGATTGGGGTTGTATAAAAATATCCGATTCTCCTTTTGGTATGACAAATATAGATGGTGTTTTTGCCGGTGGAGATGTTGTAAATGGCCCAGACACAGTTGTTGTCGCTATGCGTGAAGGAAGAAAAACTGCACATAGCATAAAAGAATATATTTCTTCAAAATTTTATGAATAAATTTTTCACTGCATCAAATAATATTTACATAAAATAAAGGAGGTATATTTATGGCAAAAGCTGGTATGAAAAGACCTGGTAAAAATAGTCAACCTAAAACAGAAAGTAATAAAAAATATCATTCTAATAAAAATACATTAGACCCTGTTCCTGAAATACAAGGCAAAGCTAAAAACTAATAAGTTTATAAGTAAAAAAGAGTATATTAAAATACTAAATTATTGTATTTTAATATACTCTTTTTATATAAATTTTTCTAAAACTTTTTAAAAGTTATAGAAAAAATCTATATCTTTATTTACATATATTTTAGTTATTATTATCTTCATTATTAGTATTATTTTCTTTATTTTCAGGTTCTACTGGCTCAACATTTATAGTTGTATTATTATCATTATTTTGTGTATTATTATTTGTATTAGATGTATTAAAAAAATCTTTTATAGATTTTGCAAATTCATCAAATAATTCTTCTGTTTTATTAAAAACTGCTTGTGTATTTTGTTTTATTTTAGTTGTATCTGGCTTTGGCATATTGTCAAATTTATATTTTAAATCATTTTTAAAATCTTCAAAATTAGAAGAACTATTTTTATTTATTGCGTTTAAAAGTTTAACCCCATCATCAACAGATATTTTGTTTTCTTTAACCATTTCCAAAATCATTATTCTTTCATTTGTCATATTAATTACCTCCATAAATTTTATTAGATATATATAATATACGTAACTATGTATACAAATGTTTTATTAATTATAAAATAATTTTATTAAACATATAATAACTATAAAAATATATTAAATTGTGTGTTATTAATAAAAATTTCTAATAAATGACAAAAAAAATTGTATAAAAAATATAAAGCAATAAAATTGTATATATGTTATAATATTATCAATGTGATGAATATTTTTATTAATCACAATTTCTAAAAATTAACTTTAAATTTAGTAGCACAAAATATTGTGTATTTTGAAAGGGGAATTTATTATGTTAAATAAAAAATCCGTTGATGATTTACAAGTAAAAGGGAAAAGAGTATTAGTAAGATGCGACTTTAATGTTCCATTACAAGATGGTGTTATTACAGATGAAAACAGAATAGTTGCTGCTCTTCCAACAATAAATAAATTAATAAATGAAGGTGCAAAAGTTATTTTATGTTCTCATTTAGGTAAGCCAAAAGAGCCTACTCCTACTGCATCTTTAGTACCTGTTGCTACTAGATTATCTGAAAAATTAGGTAAAACAGTTGTTTTTGCCGCTGATGATACAGTTGTTGGCG containing:
- a CDS encoding SHOCT-like domain-containing protein, with the translated sequence MTNERIMILEMVKENKISVDDGVKLLNAINKNSSSNFEDFKNDLKYKFDNMPKPDTTKIKQNTQAVFNKTEELFDEFAKSIKDFFNTSNTNNNTQNNDNNTTINVEPVEPENKENNTNNEDNNN